A single Bacillus sp. OxB-1 DNA region contains:
- a CDS encoding MetQ/NlpA family ABC transporter substrate-binding protein: protein MKKLVAGILFAMLVLALAACGTKDEGTSGQDTTDPGETTNVEEKAGDSTEEATKLVVGASNTPHAIILEEAKPLLEEKGIELEIETYQDYVLPNKDLEAKTLDANYFQHIPYLEGQIADFGYDFVNAGAIHIEPIGVYSKKYKSLEELPDGATILISNSVADHGRVLAMLEEKGLIKLKDDVEKVKAELDDIVENPKNLQFDPNYEPALMPQLYKNDEGDALLINSNYAIDAGLNPLEDAIALEETDSPYVNIITVRAGDENNEAIKTLVDVLKSKEIQDFILEEWNSSVVPVE, encoded by the coding sequence ATGAAGAAGTTAGTAGCAGGAATCTTATTTGCGATGCTCGTCCTAGCCCTTGCCGCTTGCGGAACGAAAGATGAGGGAACGAGTGGCCAAGATACAACGGATCCTGGAGAGACGACAAACGTTGAAGAAAAGGCCGGGGATAGCACAGAAGAAGCGACTAAACTTGTCGTAGGTGCTTCCAATACACCACATGCAATTATTCTGGAAGAGGCTAAACCGCTATTAGAGGAAAAAGGCATTGAGTTGGAAATTGAAACTTACCAAGATTACGTATTGCCGAACAAAGATTTAGAGGCAAAAACTTTGGATGCGAACTATTTTCAACATATCCCATACTTGGAAGGTCAAATTGCAGACTTTGGTTATGACTTCGTCAATGCAGGCGCCATCCATATCGAACCGATCGGCGTTTATTCAAAAAAATATAAAAGCCTTGAAGAATTGCCGGACGGCGCAACTATCTTGATCAGTAACTCCGTCGCTGACCACGGTCGTGTGCTTGCTATGCTGGAAGAGAAAGGTCTTATCAAATTGAAGGACGACGTGGAGAAAGTGAAAGCGGAATTGGATGATATCGTGGAGAACCCAAAAAATCTTCAATTCGATCCGAATTATGAACCGGCTCTTATGCCGCAACTGTATAAAAATGACGAAGGCGATGCATTGCTCATCAATTCGAACTATGCCATTGACGCAGGCTTGAATCCATTGGAAGATGCCATCGCACTTGAAGAAACGGATTCCCCTTATGTCAACATCATCACTGTCCGTGCAGGTGATGAAAATAACGAAGCAATCAAAACGTTGGTAGATGTATTGAAATCGAAAGAGATTCAAGATTTCATCCTTGAAGAGTGGAACAGTTCAGTCGTTCCGGTTGAATAA
- a CDS encoding methionine ABC transporter permease yields the protein MIEEWFPNVKWDKMWEATMETLYMSAISTFFTFVFGIALGVLLFLSSPGQLWKNRFVNVVTGAFVNIFRSIPFIILIILLIPFTTLLVGTMRGPNAALPALIIGAAPFYGRMVLIALQEIDKGVIEAAKSMGAKTRTIIFKVLLPESMPALVSGITVTAIALVGYTAMAGIIGAGGLGNLAYLDGFQRGRNDVTLIATILILIIVFIIQIIGDMIVKQLDKR from the coding sequence ATGATTGAAGAATGGTTTCCGAATGTGAAATGGGACAAAATGTGGGAAGCGACTATGGAAACTTTGTATATGTCTGCGATTTCAACGTTTTTTACATTTGTTTTCGGGATTGCGCTCGGCGTGCTGCTGTTTTTATCGAGTCCCGGGCAGCTATGGAAAAATAGGTTTGTCAACGTCGTGACGGGTGCATTCGTCAATATATTCCGCTCGATTCCCTTCATCATCTTGATCATATTGCTCATCCCGTTCACCACTTTACTCGTCGGCACGATGCGTGGGCCGAATGCCGCATTGCCGGCATTGATCATCGGGGCCGCTCCGTTTTATGGCAGGATGGTGTTGATCGCCTTGCAGGAAATCGATAAAGGCGTCATTGAAGCTGCCAAGTCGATGGGCGCAAAAACAAGGACGATCATCTTTAAAGTGCTGCTGCCGGAATCCATGCCGGCATTGGTCTCAGGTATTACGGTGACCGCCATCGCACTTGTCGGATATACCGCCATGGCGGGAATCATCGGGGCGGGAGGGCTTGGAAACCTCGCCTATCTGGATGGTTTCCAACGCGGCCGGAATGATGTTACGCTAATAGCGACCATTTTAATACTGATCATCGTCTTCATTATCCAAATCATCGGAGACATGATTGTCAAGCAACTGGACAAACGGTAA